A section of the Paracoccaceae bacterium genome encodes:
- a CDS encoding ABC transporter permease subunit, protein MKGPQFKGGGLRVYALIYLLFLYAPIILLPLFAFNSSTIIAFPLEGFTTQWFAELTEVEALHDALWNSLFVAIITAVFATCLGMFAARAGVMHRFPGKGPIMGLIMLPLVLPEVIVAVSLLVVAINVLGIGLSLWTIIAAHTLICMPFSIAILNSAFQNLDASLEEAAIDLGETRWSSFRLVTLPLIAPGIIASLLIAFTISLDEFIIAFFLTGGEPTLPVYIWGLLRFPARIPVVMALGTLLVLASILLLTIAEIYRRRGVRRAGQNDSGGFL, encoded by the coding sequence ATGAAGGGGCCGCAATTCAAGGGCGGGGGTTTGCGCGTTTATGCGCTGATCTATCTGCTGTTCCTTTATGCGCCGATCATCCTTCTGCCGCTGTTCGCGTTCAATTCTTCGACCATCATCGCCTTCCCGCTGGAGGGATTCACCACCCAGTGGTTCGCCGAACTGACCGAGGTTGAGGCGTTGCATGACGCGCTGTGGAATTCGCTTTTTGTGGCGATCATCACGGCGGTCTTCGCGACCTGTCTGGGGATGTTTGCCGCCCGCGCCGGGGTCATGCACCGGTTTCCGGGCAAGGGGCCGATCATGGGGCTGATCATGCTGCCGCTGGTCCTGCCCGAGGTGATCGTCGCCGTCTCGCTTCTGGTTGTGGCGATCAACGTGCTGGGGATCGGGCTGTCGCTGTGGACGATCATTGCGGCACACACGCTGATCTGCATGCCGTTTTCCATCGCAATCCTGAATTCGGCGTTTCAGAACCTAGATGCCTCGTTAGAGGAGGCCGCGATTGACTTGGGAGAGACGCGCTGGTCCTCTTTCCGGCTGGTCACCCTGCCGTTGATCGCGCCGGGGATTATCGCCTCGCTTCTGATCGCCTTCACCATCAGTCTGGATGAATTCATCATCGCCTTCTTCCTGACCGGAGGCGAGCCGACATTGCCGGTCTACATCTGGGGTTTGCTGCGCTTTCCGGCGCGCATTCCGGTGGTCATGGCGCTGGGGACGCTGCTGGTGCTTGCCTCGATCCTGCTTTTGACCATTGCCGAGATTTACCGCCGCCGGGGCGTGCGCCGCGCTGGCCAAAACGACAGCGGAGGGTTCCTGTGA
- a CDS encoding ATP-binding cassette domain-containing protein — MSGPIISLTGVTKHYGAFQALQPTDLDIEAGEFFSLLGPSGCGKTTLLRTIAGFETPSGGAVQIDGAGMAGVPPNRRPTNMVFQSYAIFPHLSVAENVGFGLRRSTDTKAQKAAAVEEALAMVGLDGYGPRPTHAMSGGQRQRVALARALILKPKVLLLDEPLSALDKKLREQMQGELRRLQRQVGITFILVTHDQEEALIMSDRIAVMFEGRIAQLATPEVLYRQPNTRQVADFIGVMNFLPAQVRGGQAEIAGLGRVDLIDQDDGAVVVGLRPETLQVLYDDADAPGRVSEGDVVEVTYYGDMTYYDVRFDGAETPVTISMKNLAGRTVLDRGARARVGWDPRALVVFRD; from the coding sequence GTGAGCGGACCGATCATTTCCCTGACCGGGGTGACCAAGCACTACGGGGCGTTTCAGGCCCTCCAGCCCACCGATCTGGATATCGAAGCTGGAGAGTTCTTTTCGCTGCTGGGGCCATCTGGTTGCGGCAAGACCACGCTGCTGCGCACCATTGCGGGGTTCGAAACGCCCTCGGGCGGGGCGGTGCAGATCGACGGCGCGGGTATGGCCGGGGTGCCGCCGAACCGGCGCCCGACGAACATGGTATTCCAAAGCTACGCCATTTTCCCGCATCTGAGCGTGGCCGAAAACGTCGGCTTTGGCCTGCGCCGGTCGACGGACACGAAGGCCCAGAAAGCCGCGGCCGTGGAAGAGGCGCTGGCCATGGTCGGGCTGGACGGCTACGGCCCGCGCCCGACCCACGCGATGAGCGGCGGCCAACGTCAACGAGTCGCGCTGGCCCGCGCGCTGATCCTGAAACCCAAGGTGCTGCTGCTGGACGAACCGCTGAGCGCGCTGGACAAGAAGCTGCGCGAACAGATGCAGGGCGAATTGCGGCGTCTTCAGCGCCAAGTCGGGATCACTTTTATTCTGGTCACCCACGATCAGGAAGAAGCGCTGATCATGTCCGACCGGATCGCGGTGATGTTCGAAGGACGGATCGCGCAACTGGCCACGCCCGAGGTGCTGTACCGCCAGCCAAACACCCGGCAGGTGGCGGATTTCATAGGCGTGATGAATTTCCTGCCCGCCCAGGTTCGCGGCGGCCAGGCCGAGATTGCCGGTCTGGGCCGGGTCGATCTGATCGATCAGGACGACGGCGCCGTCGTGGTTGGCCTGCGGCCCGAAACGTTGCAGGTGCTTTATGATGACGCAGACGCACCTGGCCGGGTGTCTGAAGGTGACGTGGTCGAAGTGACCTATTACGGCGACATGACCTATTACGATGTGCGCTTTGACGGCGCGGAAACGCCGGTCACGATCTCAATGAAAAACCTTGCCGGGCGCACGGTTCTGGACCGCGGCGCACGGGCGCGGGTTGGCTGGGACCCTCGCGCGCTGGTGGTGTTCAGAGATTGA
- a CDS encoding TetR family transcriptional regulator has translation MPKRGYHHGNLKAALVEGALQLIEAKGPTGFTLSEAAKQAGVTPAAVYRHFEGRDDLIAEAAREGYEVFGDLMEYAYAGGQPSALAAFEATGRAYLAFARKYPGHYVAMFESGISINRSPELAAVANRALGVLEKAATDLSEHIPPEKRPPPQMFSAHIWALSHGVVELFARGAPGTKSPFQPEDLLETGIGIYLRGLGLIKPDE, from the coding sequence ATGCCTAAACGCGGCTATCATCACGGCAACCTCAAGGCGGCGCTGGTCGAAGGCGCGCTGCAACTGATCGAGGCGAAAGGCCCGACAGGCTTTACCCTGTCCGAGGCCGCAAAGCAGGCTGGCGTGACCCCGGCGGCCGTCTATCGCCATTTTGAGGGGCGCGATGATCTGATCGCCGAAGCCGCACGCGAAGGGTACGAGGTGTTCGGCGACCTGATGGAATACGCCTATGCGGGCGGCCAGCCCTCGGCCCTGGCCGCGTTCGAGGCGACGGGCCGCGCCTATCTGGCCTTCGCACGCAAGTACCCCGGCCATTACGTCGCGATGTTTGAAAGCGGGATTTCGATCAACCGCTCACCCGAATTGGCCGCCGTCGCGAACCGCGCGCTCGGCGTGCTGGAAAAGGCCGCCACCGACCTCAGCGAACACATCCCTCCGGAAAAGCGCCCGCCGCCGCAAATGTTCTCGGCCCATATCTGGGCGCTGAGCCACGGCGTCGTCGAGTTGTTCGCCCGCGGCGCCCCCGGCACCAAAAGCCCGTTCCAGCCCGAGGATCTGCTGGAAACCGGCATCGGGATTTACCTGCGTGGGCTGGGGCTGATCAAGCCGGATGAATAG
- the ppk2 gene encoding polyphosphate kinase 2 translates to MPLPFDGAISKFYETEAPPALRQQIAKAGKADILAAEFPYPTRMKRKVYEADMATLQHELVRLQADVHQTGKRMVVVFEGRDAAGKGGTIKRFRENLNPRIVRTVALSKPSDREMGEWYFQRYIRQLPTDGEIVLFDRSWYNRGVVEKVFGFCTDDQRRRFFQQVPDFERMLINDGITLVKFWLNVSRGEQLRRFLAREKDPLKQWKLSSIDVKGLSRWDAYTDAIAETFEASHTADAPWTVVRSDDKKRARLAAIRHVLNRVDYAHQSDVGPADPGIAAGPDIWHA, encoded by the coding sequence ATGCCCTTGCCCTTTGATGGCGCCATCAGCAAGTTTTATGAAACCGAGGCTCCGCCAGCCCTGCGCCAGCAGATCGCCAAGGCCGGCAAGGCCGACATACTCGCCGCAGAATTCCCGTATCCCACGCGCATGAAGCGCAAGGTGTATGAGGCGGATATGGCGACGCTCCAGCACGAGCTTGTTCGCCTGCAAGCCGATGTGCACCAGACCGGAAAACGCATGGTCGTGGTGTTCGAGGGGCGCGACGCCGCCGGAAAAGGCGGCACGATCAAGCGGTTTCGCGAAAACCTGAACCCGCGCATCGTGCGCACGGTGGCCCTGTCCAAACCCAGCGACCGCGAAATGGGAGAGTGGTATTTTCAGCGCTACATCCGCCAGTTGCCAACCGACGGTGAAATCGTTCTGTTCGACCGCAGCTGGTACAATCGCGGTGTGGTCGAAAAGGTCTTCGGTTTCTGCACAGACGATCAGCGCAGGCGGTTCTTCCAACAGGTGCCCGATTTTGAGCGGATGTTGATCAACGATGGGATCACGCTGGTCAAATTCTGGCTGAACGTCAGCCGGGGCGAACAATTGCGCCGCTTCCTTGCCCGCGAGAAAGATCCGCTGAAGCAATGGAAACTCAGCAGTATCGACGTCAAGGGATTGTCCAGATGGGATGCCTATACCGATGCGATTGCCGAAACATTCGAAGCCAGCCACACAGCGGATGCGCCCTGGACCGTGGTACGCTCTGATGACAAGAAACGCGCCCGGCTGGCCGCGATCCGTCATGTGCTGAACCGCGTCGATTATGCGCATCAGTCCGATGTTGGCCCGGCCGATCCCGGTATCGCGGCGGGTCCGGACATCTGGCATGCCTAA
- a CDS encoding alpha/beta fold hydrolase, protein MTSIRPHRSIWRRLALSLGILALLIAVAAIWTDRRADAREAGNLAGFPPVGQFVTLAGGERVHAVVRGSGPDLILIHGAGGNLRDYSIDLLNRLADDYRVIAFDRPGHGYTDRLRGYGGLAARGEGPEAQAAMLHEAGLQLGVKNPIIVGHSFGGAVAMAWALNYDPAALVTLAGVSHPWDTGLDWTYDVNGSAIGGVILPPLVSAFATEKLIQQGLANVFAPNPVPVGYRAYFGPELTIRAASQRANAQQVKALLAHVRAMAPRYPDLTLPIEVIHGSADTIVYRDIHAEAMAARVASANLTVLDGVGHMPHHADPETVIAAIHRAATRAGLR, encoded by the coding sequence ATGACATCTATCAGACCACACCGTTCGATCTGGCGAAGATTGGCGCTTAGCCTTGGCATCCTGGCGCTGCTGATCGCAGTCGCCGCCATCTGGACCGACCGGCGCGCCGATGCGCGAGAGGCGGGAAATCTGGCCGGTTTCCCGCCGGTGGGTCAGTTTGTAACCCTGGCGGGAGGAGAGCGCGTGCACGCCGTCGTGCGCGGCAGTGGCCCTGATCTGATCCTGATTCATGGCGCGGGCGGTAACTTGCGTGATTATTCCATTGATCTGCTGAACCGGCTGGCCGACGATTACCGTGTCATTGCGTTCGACCGGCCCGGGCATGGCTATACCGACCGGCTGCGCGGTTACGGCGGGCTGGCCGCGCGCGGCGAAGGCCCCGAGGCACAGGCCGCCATGCTTCACGAAGCGGGCCTGCAACTGGGCGTCAAAAACCCGATCATTGTCGGCCATTCCTTTGGCGGGGCGGTGGCGATGGCCTGGGCGCTGAACTATGATCCGGCGGCGCTGGTAACCCTCGCCGGGGTCAGCCACCCCTGGGACACCGGGCTGGACTGGACCTATGACGTCAATGGCTCGGCCATCGGCGGGGTGATCCTGCCGCCTCTGGTCAGCGCATTCGCGACCGAAAAGCTGATCCAGCAGGGGCTGGCCAATGTCTTTGCGCCCAATCCGGTGCCGGTGGGGTATCGCGCCTATTTCGGGCCCGAACTGACAATCCGTGCGGCCAGTCAGCGCGCCAATGCCCAGCAGGTAAAAGCGTTGCTGGCCCATGTCCGCGCCATGGCCCCGCGCTATCCGGACCTGACCTTGCCGATCGAGGTCATCCACGGCAGCGCCGACACCATCGTCTACCGCGACATTCACGCAGAAGCGATGGCTGCCCGCGTCGCAAGCGCCAATCTGACCGTGCTGGACGGTGTGGGCCACATGCCGCATCATGCCGACCCGGAAACCGTCATTGCCGCAATCCACCGCGCCGCGACACGTGCGGGTTTGCGCTGA
- a CDS encoding homoserine O-succinyltransferase → MPIKLPSDLPAFDVLSHEGVMVMSDSAAARQDIRPLRIGLLNLMPKKIQTETQFARLIGATPLQIELTLIRMSEHVTRNTASEHMDAFYRPFEEVQGEYFDGLIITGAPIEHLPFEEVTYWDELRRVMDWTQTNVHSTFGVCWGGMAMAWHFHGVKKHMLDAKAFGCFRHDVVVPDSPYLRGFSDDCVIPVSRWTEMRRAELDAAGLTTLMTSDQVGPCLVQDADKRALYIFNHFEYDSGTLKEEYDRDVDAGTPINVPCNYYPLDDPKQPPLNRWRGHGHLLYGNWINDIYQTTPFDLAKIGA, encoded by the coding sequence ATGCCCATCAAACTGCCTTCGGACCTGCCTGCCTTTGACGTGCTCAGCCACGAAGGCGTCATGGTCATGTCCGATAGCGCGGCGGCGCGGCAGGATATCCGGCCGCTTCGCATTGGCCTCCTCAACCTGATGCCGAAGAAAATCCAGACCGAGACGCAGTTCGCCCGACTGATCGGCGCGACGCCATTGCAGATCGAATTGACCCTGATCCGGATGAGCGAACATGTCACCCGCAACACCGCCAGCGAGCATATGGACGCCTTCTATCGCCCCTTTGAAGAGGTTCAGGGCGAGTATTTCGACGGGTTGATCATCACCGGCGCGCCGATCGAACATCTGCCGTTTGAAGAAGTCACCTATTGGGACGAGCTGCGCCGCGTCATGGACTGGACCCAGACCAACGTGCATTCCACCTTCGGCGTCTGCTGGGGCGGGATGGCGATGGCGTGGCACTTCCACGGCGTCAAAAAACACATGCTGGATGCCAAGGCCTTCGGCTGTTTCCGCCACGATGTCGTGGTCCCCGACAGCCCCTATCTGCGCGGCTTCTCGGACGACTGCGTGATCCCGGTCAGCCGCTGGACCGAGATGCGCCGGGCTGAGCTGGACGCGGCCGGGTTGACGACGCTTATGACCTCGGACCAGGTGGGGCCGTGTCTGGTGCAGGATGCGGACAAACGCGCCCTCTATATTTTCAACCACTTCGAATATGACAGCGGGACGCTGAAAGAAGAATACGACCGCGATGTGGACGCGGGCACACCGATCAACGTGCCTTGTAACTATTATCCCCTAGATGATCCAAAACAGCCGCCGCTGAACCGGTGGCGCGGGCATGGGCATCTTTTGTACGGGAACTGGATCAATGACATCTATCAGACCACACCGTTCGATCTGGCGAAGATTGGCGCTTAG